The following coding sequences lie in one Arabidopsis thaliana chromosome 3, partial sequence genomic window:
- a CDS encoding General transcription factor 2-related zinc finger protein (General transcription factor 2-related zinc finger protein; FUNCTIONS IN: molecular_function unknown; INVOLVED IN: biological_process unknown; LOCATED IN: cellular_component unknown; BEST Arabidopsis thaliana protein match is: TTF-type zinc finger protein with HAT dimerisation domain (TAIR:AT2G06541.2); Has 770 Blast hits to 552 proteins in 37 species: Archae - 0; Bacteria - 0; Metazoa - 232; Fungi - 0; Plants - 537; Viruses - 0; Other Eukaryotes - 1 (source: NCBI BLink).) translates to MRDNAGKCIRSDAFITDGFCRWNNFKSFPEHVGGVDSFHNNVVMKCENLTKQGLAFRGHYKSENSANKGNFVELLKYTADQNEVVKVKSVIEEIDHNVFGLLVDESADVSDKEQMTLVFRFFDKSGIVKERFLSIIHVKETSAISLKSAIDDLFAKYRLNIKKGRGQGYDGEIGASCKRKDLIREKHRKKILEGIINGEISTRTWLNQEISLQRPGYTRWNSHYITLLRLTKMYFSIIKKFDDHFNEVNTELLICAASLSPIDAFYEFDHSKLVRLSKFYQVDFSLGEFISIEKELSIYIDTVRNDERFSNLKNLGDIAQKVVETRKHLSYPFGYRLLKLVLILHVATATVERCFSAMKIRSPVLNYQGDDFSGEAMESKEKKRSSVYRNGIE, encoded by the exons ATGAG AGATAATGCTGGTAAATGTATAAGAAGTGATGCATTTATCACAGATGGATTCTGTAGGTGGAATAATTTTAAGAGTTTTCCAGAACATGTAGGAGGTGTTGATAGTTTTCACAACAATGTAGTTATGAAGTGTGAAAACTTGACGAAACAAG GATTAGCTTTCCGTGGGCATTATAAGTCTGAAAATTCTGCTAATAAAGGAAATTTTGTGGAACTCTTAAAGTATACTGCTGATCAAAATGAAGTTGTGA AAGTCAAATCTGtaattgaagaaattgatcataacgtttttggtttgttagtAGATGAATCTGCTGATGTGTCTGATAAAGAACAAATGACACTCgtgtttagattttttgataaaagtgGGATAGTCAAAGAGAGATTTCTGAGTATTATACATGTGAAAGAGACATCTGCAATATCTTTAAAATCTGCtattgatgatttgtttgCTAAATACAGATTGAACATTAAAAAGGGGAGAGGACAAGGGTATGACGGAGAAA TTGGAGCTTCATGCAAGAGGAAAGATTTGATCCGAGAGAAGCATAGAAAAAAGATTCTAGAAGGAATAATTAATGGTGAAATCAGTACTAGAACATGGTTGAATCAAGAGATCTCTCTTCAAAGACCAGGATATACTCGTTGGAATTCTCACTACATAACTCTATTGCGGTTGACTAAGATGTACTTTTCTATCATCAAG AAATTTGACGACCATTTTAATGAGGTGAACACTGAATTGCTTATTTGTGCTGCTTCTTTATCTCCCATTGATGCATTTTATGAGTTTGATCACTCAAAGTTAGTGAGGTTATCTAAGTTCTACCAAGTTGACTTTAGTTTAGGAGAGTTCATATCTATTGAGAAAGAATTATCTATCTACATTGATACTGTTCGAAATGATGAGagattttctaatttaaagAATCTTGGAGACATTGCTCAGAAGGTGGTGGAAACACGAAAACATTTGTCATATCCCTTTGGTTATAGGCTTTTgaaattggttttgattttgcatGTTGCTACTGCTACTGTTGAGAGATGTTTTTCAGCCATGAAGATC AGATCTCCAGTTCTTAACTATCAAGGAGATGATTTCTCCGGTGAAGCCATGGAATctaaggaaaagaagaggagcAGCGTGTATAGAAACGGAATTGAATAG
- a CDS encoding General transcription factor 2-related zinc finger protein (General transcription factor 2-related zinc finger protein; FUNCTIONS IN: molecular_function unknown; INVOLVED IN: biological_process unknown; LOCATED IN: cellular_component unknown; BEST Arabidopsis thaliana protein match is: TTF-type zinc finger protein with HAT dimerisation domain (TAIR:AT2G06541.2); Has 431 Blast hits to 241 proteins in 9 species: Archae - 0; Bacteria - 0; Metazoa - 1; Fungi - 0; Plants - 430; Viruses - 0; Other Eukaryotes - 0 (source: NCBI BLink).) → MRDNAGKCIRSDAFITDGFCRWNNFKSFPEHVGGVDSFHNNVVMKCENLTKQGLAFRGHYKSENSANKGNFVELLKLNIKKGRGQGYDGEIGASCKRKDLIREKHRKKILEGIINGEISTRTWLNQEISLQRPGYTRWNSHYITLLRLTKMYFSIIKKFDDHFNEVNTELLICAASLSPIDAFYEFDHSKLVRLSKFYQVDFSLGEFISIEKELSIYIDTVRNDERFSNLKNLGDIAQKVVETRKHLSYPFGYRLLKLVLILHVATATVERCFSAMKIRSPVLNYQGDDFSGEAMESKEKKRSSVYRNGIE, encoded by the exons ATGAG AGATAATGCTGGTAAATGTATAAGAAGTGATGCATTTATCACAGATGGATTCTGTAGGTGGAATAATTTTAAGAGTTTTCCAGAACATGTAGGAGGTGTTGATAGTTTTCACAACAATGTAGTTATGAAGTGTGAAAACTTGACGAAACAAG GATTAGCTTTCCGTGGGCATTATAAGTCTGAAAATTCTGCTAATAAAGGAAATTTTGTGGAACTCTTAAA ATTGAACATTAAAAAGGGGAGAGGACAAGGGTATGACGGAGAAA TTGGAGCTTCATGCAAGAGGAAAGATTTGATCCGAGAGAAGCATAGAAAAAAGATTCTAGAAGGAATAATTAATGGTGAAATCAGTACTAGAACATGGTTGAATCAAGAGATCTCTCTTCAAAGACCAGGATATACTCGTTGGAATTCTCACTACATAACTCTATTGCGGTTGACTAAGATGTACTTTTCTATCATCAAG AAATTTGACGACCATTTTAATGAGGTGAACACTGAATTGCTTATTTGTGCTGCTTCTTTATCTCCCATTGATGCATTTTATGAGTTTGATCACTCAAAGTTAGTGAGGTTATCTAAGTTCTACCAAGTTGACTTTAGTTTAGGAGAGTTCATATCTATTGAGAAAGAATTATCTATCTACATTGATACTGTTCGAAATGATGAGagattttctaatttaaagAATCTTGGAGACATTGCTCAGAAGGTGGTGGAAACACGAAAACATTTGTCATATCCCTTTGGTTATAGGCTTTTgaaattggttttgattttgcatGTTGCTACTGCTACTGTTGAGAGATGTTTTTCAGCCATGAAGATC AGATCTCCAGTTCTTAACTATCAAGGAGATGATTTCTCCGGTGAAGCCATGGAATctaaggaaaagaagaggagcAGCGTGTATAGAAACGGAATTGAATAG